A genomic region of Bernardetia sp. ABR2-2B contains the following coding sequences:
- a CDS encoding cytochrome b5 domain-containing protein, translating into MNDNIQSDKKELPFYTKSQLALRNGQDRPEVWCAYKNLIYDVSSSRLWLKGKHYQHWAGQDLTKELEDDAPHNENVFDKFEVVGMLKEN; encoded by the coding sequence ATGAATGATAACATACAATCCGATAAAAAAGAACTACCCTTTTATACAAAATCTCAACTTGCTCTTCGAAATGGACAAGACCGTCCAGAAGTTTGGTGTGCTTATAAAAATCTAATCTATGATGTTTCTAGTTCTAGGCTTTGGTTAAAAGGAAAACATTATCAGCATTGGGCAGGTCAAGACCTCACAAAAGAACTTGAAGACGATGCTCCCCATAATGAAAATGTTTTTGATAAATTTGAAGTTGTGGGAATGCTGAAAGAAAATTAA
- a CDS encoding acyl-CoA carboxylase subunit beta produces the protein MSQQNPYNGQTPNEVLDRKNAEAMLGGGQNRIDAQHKRGKLTARERIELLLDEGSFEEIGRFVMHRTKDFGLDKQHYLGDSVVTGYGTVNGRLIYVFSQDFTVFGGSLSEAHAEKVCKLMDLAMKNGAPLIGLNDSGGARIQEGVVSLAGYADIFYRNTRASGVIPQLSAIMGPCAGGAVYSPAITDFIMMVESTSYMFVTGPNVVKTVTHEEVTAEELGGASTHSTKSGVAHFSCANEVQCIEELKKLISYIPQNCEEIAPVYPYEAKDDELRPALNDIVPNDANKPYDMREVIEGTIDEDSFLEVHKNYAENILVGFGRIGGRSIGIVGNQPSNLAGCLNIDASKKAARFVRFCDAFNIPLLVFVDVPGFLPGTDQEWNGVINDGAKLLYAFSEATVPRITVITRKAYGGAYDVMNSKHIGADMNFAYPNAEIAVMGAKGAAEIIFKNEIKAADNPAEKLKEKEDEYNRKFANPYRAAHRGYIDEVILPEQTRQKLLRAFKMLENKVDSLPRKKHGNLPL, from the coding sequence ATGAGCCAACAAAACCCATACAACGGACAAACTCCAAACGAAGTCTTAGACCGAAAAAATGCAGAAGCAATGCTCGGTGGTGGACAAAATCGAATTGATGCACAACACAAACGAGGCAAACTTACAGCTAGAGAGCGTATAGAGTTACTTTTAGATGAAGGTTCTTTCGAAGAAATTGGACGTTTTGTGATGCACCGAACAAAAGATTTTGGTTTAGACAAACAGCATTATTTAGGTGATAGTGTCGTTACAGGATATGGAACAGTGAATGGTCGTTTGATTTATGTTTTCTCTCAAGATTTTACTGTCTTTGGTGGTTCGCTTTCAGAAGCACACGCCGAAAAAGTTTGTAAACTAATGGATTTAGCAATGAAAAATGGTGCGCCTCTTATTGGTCTGAATGATTCGGGAGGAGCTAGGATTCAAGAAGGCGTTGTTTCTTTGGCTGGTTATGCAGATATTTTTTATAGAAACACAAGAGCTTCTGGTGTAATTCCTCAACTTTCTGCCATTATGGGACCTTGTGCTGGTGGTGCAGTTTATTCTCCTGCCATTACAGATTTTATTATGATGGTGGAAAGCACGTCGTATATGTTCGTAACAGGACCCAATGTAGTCAAAACAGTAACCCATGAAGAAGTTACTGCCGAAGAATTAGGAGGTGCAAGTACACACAGCACGAAAAGTGGAGTCGCTCATTTTTCTTGTGCAAATGAAGTGCAGTGTATCGAAGAGCTTAAAAAACTTATCTCTTATATTCCTCAAAATTGCGAAGAAATTGCACCAGTTTATCCTTATGAAGCAAAAGATGATGAGCTTCGTCCAGCCTTAAATGATATTGTTCCAAACGATGCCAACAAGCCGTATGATATGCGTGAAGTCATTGAAGGAACAATAGATGAAGATAGTTTCTTAGAAGTACATAAAAATTATGCTGAAAATATCTTAGTTGGTTTTGGTAGAATTGGTGGACGTAGTATCGGAATTGTAGGAAATCAGCCTTCAAATCTTGCAGGTTGTCTGAATATTGATGCCAGTAAAAAAGCGGCTCGTTTTGTTCGTTTTTGTGATGCCTTCAATATTCCGTTGCTTGTTTTTGTAGATGTCCCAGGATTTTTACCAGGTACTGACCAAGAATGGAATGGCGTTATCAATGATGGTGCAAAACTTCTTTATGCGTTTAGTGAGGCGACTGTTCCACGTATTACAGTCATTACTCGTAAGGCTTACGGAGGTGCGTATGATGTCATGAACTCAAAACACATTGGCGCAGATATGAATTTTGCTTATCCAAATGCAGAAATTGCCGTTATGGGAGCAAAAGGAGCAGCAGAAATTATCTTCAAAAATGAAATAAAAGCTGCTGATAATCCTGCTGAAAAGCTAAAAGAAAAAGAAGACGAGTACAACCGAAAATTTGCTAATCCGTATCGTGCAGCGCATAGAGGTTATATTGATGAAGTGATTTTGCCAGAACAAACACGTCAAAAATTACTTCGTGCCTTCAAAATGCTAGAGAATAAAGTAGATTCTTTGCCGAGGAAAAAGCATGGGAATTTGCCTTTGTAG
- a CDS encoding polyprenol monophosphomannose synthase, translating into MKERIVIIPTYNEIENIEAIIRAVFSLKLPFHALIIDDGSPDGTALKVKELQKEFTDSLHIEERKGKLGLGTAYIHGFKWALKNEYQYIFEMDADFSHNPKDLIRLYNSCSKENEEGIRNDVAIGSRYVQGVNVVNWPMSRVLMSYFASIYVKIVTGMPIHDATAGFKCYRREVLETINLDTIKFVGYAFQIEMKFTAWKYGFEVGEVPIIFTDRTKGTSKMSSGIFKEAFFGVIQMKINSFFKKYNRTVNED; encoded by the coding sequence GTGAAAGAACGCATAGTAATTATACCGACCTACAACGAAATCGAAAACATCGAAGCAATTATTCGTGCCGTATTTTCGTTAAAACTTCCGTTTCATGCCCTCATCATTGATGATGGTTCGCCAGACGGAACAGCTTTGAAAGTTAAAGAGCTTCAAAAAGAATTTACTGATTCTCTTCATATCGAAGAACGGAAAGGGAAGTTAGGTTTGGGAACAGCTTATATTCACGGCTTCAAGTGGGCTTTGAAAAATGAGTATCAATATATTTTTGAAATGGATGCTGATTTTTCACATAATCCGAAAGATTTGATTCGTCTTTATAACTCTTGTTCTAAAGAAAATGAAGAAGGAATCAGAAATGATGTAGCAATTGGTTCTCGCTATGTGCAAGGTGTGAATGTTGTAAACTGGCCTATGAGCCGTGTTTTGATGTCTTATTTTGCTAGTATTTATGTGAAAATCGTTACAGGAATGCCTATCCATGATGCAACAGCAGGTTTTAAGTGCTATCGTAGGGAGGTTTTGGAAACGATAAACTTGGATACCATAAAGTTTGTGGGTTATGCTTTTCAAATAGAAATGAAATTTACGGCTTGGAAATATGGTTTTGAGGTAGGCGAAGTTCCTATTATTTTTACTGACCGAACAAAAGGAACATCTAAAATGTCTTCTGGAATATTTAAAGAAGCCTTTTTTGGAGTTATTCAGATGAAAATTAATAGTTTTTTTAAGAAATATAATAGAACCGTAAACGAAGACTAA
- a CDS encoding ComEC/Rec2 family competence protein: MNPRDKSLFRWDSYPLVRPVLALIIGILVGEYSQVGLALSLGILAAFFVAYLGLHFFIKTKYKTRLSWLRLFSLLGVFVGMGMSLVSNQEPKERPLHVKNISKNNQKTVLAYQGKIISEIQEREKSYKFEFEIEKIRTEKTWQLAEGKVLIYLKKNEFLNDTSFTNSIDKVYNFGDELLIKGFPILTNPPENPSSFDYQKYLKYHYIWHQDFKNSYDIVLINNQNNIDTQSNLTFLQEFRKKAIGFRTYSDSILRETMPSKQSYGVASALFLGIRDGIDNEVQNAYRSAGATHVLAVSGLHVGILSAMIAFFLGFLKKHEKSKYLYLFLILSVLFSYSFLTGLSPSVLRASIMFAIIQIGFTFGKRSNIYNNLALSAFVLLIASPYMFFEVGFQLSYLAVLGIVLIQPKLAKIYKPPNKFINYFWELLTVSFAAQLITFPICLYYFHQFPTYFWLSGFVVIPAAIVILCGAIAVIFFSFLNMTISSFLGIALSFIIQFVNYLVFGIEKLPASVLANIRISFAESMLLYAFLIGLFCFFVLPRRVFFYFTLLCSLLFCSVNGYKNINAKNQKRLVFYQIRKGFALSLQEGRRSVTLLDSANFYNKEAQSYWLTGDLLSNGKIENRLINLDSVYQQKTESKIVQIRDWNGGKIILWNNKTILLWNKKLERETKFLPKLDDIEMVWISNNPIYTLAELKNIKTNYIIFDDTNYSSRIKLLSNEAKVNKIKVKILKNGAFEKEY; the protein is encoded by the coding sequence ATGAACCCACGAGACAAATCTCTTTTTCGTTGGGATTCTTATCCACTTGTGCGTCCTGTTTTGGCGTTGATTATTGGAATTTTGGTAGGGGAATACTCACAGGTTGGTTTGGCACTTTCATTAGGAATTTTGGCTGCTTTTTTTGTAGCTTATTTAGGTCTTCATTTTTTTATAAAAACAAAATACAAAACTCGTTTGTCTTGGCTTCGCTTATTTTCTCTACTTGGTGTTTTTGTAGGAATGGGAATGTCTTTGGTTTCGAATCAAGAGCCAAAAGAACGTCCTTTACACGTAAAAAATATTTCTAAGAATAATCAGAAAACAGTCTTAGCTTATCAAGGAAAAATAATTTCAGAGATTCAAGAGCGTGAAAAATCGTATAAATTTGAATTTGAAATAGAAAAAATCCGTACTGAAAAAACATGGCAACTAGCAGAGGGAAAAGTATTAATTTATCTCAAAAAGAATGAATTTCTAAACGATACAAGTTTTACAAATAGTATTGACAAGGTTTATAATTTCGGTGATGAGCTATTAATAAAAGGATTTCCCATTCTGACAAACCCTCCAGAAAATCCATCTTCTTTTGACTATCAAAAATACTTAAAGTACCATTACATTTGGCATCAAGATTTCAAAAATTCATACGATATTGTTTTAATTAATAATCAAAATAACATTGATACTCAAAGTAACTTAACGTTTCTACAAGAATTTCGTAAAAAAGCAATTGGTTTTCGGACATATTCTGATAGTATTTTGAGAGAAACAATGCCTTCAAAGCAAAGTTATGGAGTCGCAAGTGCGCTTTTTTTGGGAATTAGAGATGGAATTGATAACGAAGTACAAAATGCCTATCGTTCTGCTGGAGCAACGCATGTGTTGGCAGTTTCTGGTTTGCATGTCGGTATTTTGAGTGCTATGATAGCTTTTTTTCTAGGCTTTTTGAAGAAGCATGAAAAATCAAAATATCTTTATTTGTTTCTGATTTTGAGTGTTTTATTTAGTTATTCTTTTCTGACAGGACTTTCTCCTTCTGTGCTACGTGCTTCAATAATGTTTGCGATTATTCAGATTGGATTTACCTTTGGCAAACGTTCGAATATTTATAACAATTTGGCTCTCTCTGCCTTTGTTTTGCTTATTGCTAGTCCGTATATGTTTTTTGAAGTAGGTTTTCAGCTTTCTTATTTAGCTGTTTTAGGAATTGTACTTATTCAACCCAAATTAGCAAAAATTTATAAACCTCCTAACAAATTTATCAACTATTTTTGGGAATTACTGACTGTCTCTTTCGCTGCTCAACTGATTACATTTCCTATTTGTCTTTATTATTTTCATCAATTTCCTACCTACTTTTGGCTTTCAGGTTTTGTCGTAATTCCTGCTGCAATTGTAATTTTATGTGGTGCAATAGCTGTGATTTTTTTTAGCTTTTTGAATATGACAATAAGTTCTTTCTTAGGAATTGCTTTGTCATTTATCATACAATTTGTCAATTACTTAGTTTTTGGAATAGAAAAATTACCTGCATCTGTATTAGCAAATATAAGAATTAGTTTTGCTGAAAGTATGCTGTTATATGCATTTTTGATAGGTTTATTCTGCTTTTTTGTTTTACCAAGAAGGGTTTTCTTTTACTTCACTTTGTTGTGTAGTTTACTTTTTTGTAGTGTAAATGGATATAAGAATATAAATGCAAAAAATCAAAAGCGACTGGTTTTCTATCAAATAAGAAAAGGTTTTGCTCTTAGTTTGCAAGAAGGAAGAAGAAGTGTTACTCTTTTAGACTCGGCTAATTTTTATAATAAAGAAGCTCAAAGTTATTGGCTTACAGGAGATTTACTTTCAAATGGGAAAATTGAAAACAGACTGATTAATTTGGATTCTGTTTATCAACAAAAAACAGAAAGTAAAATAGTACAAATTCGTGATTGGAATGGAGGAAAAATTATTCTTTGGAATAATAAAACTATTTTGTTGTGGAATAAAAAGCTAGAAAGAGAAACCAAGTTTCTTCCAAAATTAGATGATATAGAAATGGTTTGGATAAGTAATAATCCGATTTATACCTTAGCAGAACTCAAGAATATCAAAACAAACTATATCATTTTTGATGATACAAATTACAGTTCAAGGATAAAACTGCTTTCTAATGAAGCTAAAGTCAATAAAATTAAAGTCAAGATACTGAAAAATGGTGCGTTTGAGAAAGAGTATTAA
- a CDS encoding DNA methyltransferase, producing the protein MKKMFQLHNKSSYTLEDIEDNSIDAIITDPPYGISYQGNYWDKDLPSREVWENGFKKMKHGGFGLVFSSVRLMHRLMVDLEDSGFLIKDVLFWSYLNGMPKSRNVGLSIDKELGVESEKIGEYKYVQGYKKEGAESYKTAKKHKLSPSSEQGKKYDGAGLGLKPAYEPIILIQKPLEKGLNVAQNVLKYGTGALNFEETRIPYEKNEGKVGHNPHDKGRVSSNIIRTDAFEDGYDKFFLVPKVRQHKDDFNFHPTLKPVELMQHLVKLITFEGQTVLDPFMGSGSTGVACMELKREFLGYELDENYVKIAERRIEKSIANPKLF; encoded by the coding sequence ATGAAAAAAATGTTTCAACTACACAATAAGAGCTCATATACATTAGAAGATATTGAAGACAATTCTATTGATGCTATAATTACAGACCCTCCTTATGGTATTTCCTACCAAGGTAATTATTGGGATAAAGATTTACCAAGCAGAGAAGTATGGGAAAATGGATTTAAAAAAATGAAGCACGGAGGTTTTGGACTAGTTTTTAGTTCTGTTCGCTTGATGCACAGATTGATGGTAGATTTGGAAGATAGTGGTTTTCTAATAAAAGATGTTTTGTTTTGGTCTTATCTCAATGGAATGCCCAAAAGCAGGAATGTAGGGCTTTCAATAGATAAAGAGTTGGGAGTAGAAAGCGAAAAAATCGGAGAGTACAAATACGTACAAGGCTATAAAAAGGAAGGTGCAGAAAGTTATAAAACAGCGAAAAAACATAAGTTATCTCCAAGTTCAGAGCAAGGAAAAAAATATGATGGTGCTGGTTTAGGTTTAAAGCCTGCTTATGAACCAATTATCTTAATCCAAAAGCCACTAGAAAAAGGGTTAAATGTAGCTCAGAATGTACTCAAGTATGGAACAGGAGCATTAAATTTTGAGGAAACCAGAATTCCTTACGAAAAAAACGAAGGAAAAGTAGGACATAACCCTCACGACAAAGGGAGAGTTTCGTCTAATATTATAAGAACTGATGCTTTCGAAGATGGTTATGACAAGTTTTTTTTAGTACCAAAAGTAAGACAACATAAAGATGACTTTAACTTTCATCCTACCTTGAAGCCAGTAGAGTTGATGCAACACTTAGTAAAACTCATTACGTTTGAGGGGCAGACTGTTTTAGACCCATTTATGGGAAGTGGTTCTACAGGTGTAGCTTGTATGGAATTAAAGAGAGAATTTTTAGGTTATGAGCTTGACGAAAATTATGTAAAAATAGCAGAGAGAAGAATAGAAAAAAGTATAGCAAATCCAAAATTATTCTAA
- the bamD gene encoding outer membrane protein assembly factor BamD produces the protein MKNIQFVFLLICTLLVTGLFSSCSKFTKAMSDPNWRVRDKAAQKYYEEGDYYRAGLLWEDVVPIVKGDPRAEDIQFKYAYCHFYQKQYLLAAYYFKNFYFTYRRSPNAPEAYFMNAFSLYKDSPRVHLDQESSKEAIQAFQDVINTYPETDYAKRASNHLDELRGKLELKAFENAELFYNLGRYKAAVIALENFQKDFPDAPQLDEAAYLRLKSEYDLAKNSIYSKQKERYEISKTYYFYLIDRYPESPFVKNAENIYENIEKAIKNIEKGEVIDTKEKDKKDPKKITTSEGSAGESE, from the coding sequence ATGAAAAATATACAATTTGTATTCCTTTTAATCTGTACTTTATTAGTTACAGGTTTATTTAGTTCTTGTAGTAAATTCACAAAAGCGATGTCAGACCCAAACTGGCGTGTACGTGATAAAGCAGCTCAAAAATACTATGAAGAAGGAGATTATTACCGTGCAGGTTTGCTTTGGGAAGATGTAGTTCCGATAGTAAAAGGCGACCCACGAGCAGAAGACATACAATTCAAATATGCCTATTGTCATTTTTATCAAAAGCAATATCTTTTAGCAGCTTATTATTTCAAAAACTTTTATTTTACGTATCGTAGAAGTCCGAATGCTCCAGAAGCTTATTTTATGAATGCTTTTTCCTTGTATAAAGATTCTCCTAGAGTTCATTTAGACCAAGAAAGTTCAAAAGAAGCAATTCAAGCCTTTCAAGACGTAATAAATACATATCCAGAAACTGATTATGCCAAAAGAGCAAGTAATCATTTGGACGAGCTAAGAGGAAAACTAGAACTTAAAGCCTTCGAAAATGCAGAGTTATTTTACAACCTAGGTCGTTATAAAGCTGCTGTAATTGCACTAGAGAATTTTCAAAAAGATTTTCCAGATGCTCCACAACTAGACGAAGCTGCTTATTTACGTCTCAAATCAGAATATGATTTGGCAAAAAATAGTATTTATAGCAAACAAAAAGAACGCTATGAAATCTCTAAAACATATTATTTTTATTTGATAGACCGTTATCCTGAAAGTCCATTTGTGAAAAATGCTGAAAATATTTATGAAAATATTGAAAAAGCAATTAAAAACATAGAGAAAGGCGAAGTCATCGATACAAAAGAAAAAGATAAAAAAGACCCTAAAAAGATAACTACTTCGGAAGGCTCTGCTGGAGAATCTGAATAA
- the der gene encoding ribosome biogenesis GTPase Der, which produces MSNIVAIVGRPNVGKSTLFNRLVEERKAIMHDESGVTRDRHYGQSEWNGKFFTVIDTGGYVVGSEDVFEKAIREQVEIAMEEASVILFMVDTHVGISPLDEEFVKVLRRSKKPLYLVANKVENFEHRTSATEFYNLGIGELYCVSSQTGTGTGDLLDEVVKNFEEVGDEDPNAGLPKIAILGRPNVGKSSFLNILLGQERTIVSDISGTTRDSIDTHYKAYGQEFILTDTAGMRRKAKVKENIEFYSVMRSLKALDDCDVAIIMIDAIQKLESQDLTLIRLAVERHKGVVLIANKWDLVEKDSKTAHEYTLEMQQRLGSASWVPIIFTSMLTKQRVFQSIEKAIEVYESRSQKISTSKLNNTLLPDIKRTPPPVHRGKNINIKYITQLQGSAPLFAFFTNYPQHVHESYKRFLENKIREHFGFEGVPIRIIFKEK; this is translated from the coding sequence ATGTCAAATATTGTAGCTATCGTAGGACGACCAAATGTCGGTAAATCTACTCTTTTTAATCGTTTAGTTGAAGAACGCAAAGCCATTATGCACGATGAGAGTGGTGTTACTAGAGATAGGCATTACGGACAAAGTGAATGGAACGGCAAATTTTTTACAGTCATCGACACAGGTGGTTATGTTGTCGGTTCGGAAGATGTTTTTGAAAAAGCTATTCGTGAGCAAGTAGAAATTGCGATGGAAGAAGCAAGTGTAATCTTATTTATGGTCGATACGCATGTCGGAATTAGCCCTCTTGATGAAGAATTTGTAAAAGTATTAAGACGCTCCAAAAAACCTCTTTATTTAGTAGCTAATAAAGTTGAAAACTTTGAACACAGAACAAGTGCAACCGAGTTTTATAATTTAGGAATAGGCGAACTTTATTGTGTTTCTTCTCAAACAGGAACAGGAACAGGCGATTTGTTAGATGAAGTAGTAAAGAATTTTGAAGAAGTAGGAGATGAAGACCCAAATGCAGGATTGCCAAAGATTGCTATTTTAGGTCGTCCAAATGTTGGTAAATCTTCCTTTTTGAATATCCTTTTAGGACAGGAAAGAACAATTGTTTCGGATATTTCAGGTACAACTAGAGATTCTATCGATACGCATTATAAAGCCTATGGACAAGAATTTATTTTGACAGATACGGCAGGAATGCGAAGAAAAGCCAAAGTAAAAGAAAATATTGAGTTTTATTCGGTAATGCGTTCATTGAAGGCGTTAGATGATTGTGATGTAGCAATTATTATGATTGATGCTATTCAAAAGCTAGAATCACAAGATTTGACATTGATACGCTTGGCAGTAGAAAGGCATAAAGGTGTTGTTTTGATTGCCAATAAATGGGATTTGGTAGAAAAAGATTCCAAAACGGCACATGAATACACACTAGAAATGCAACAAAGACTAGGTTCTGCTTCTTGGGTGCCAATTATCTTTACTTCTATGCTTACCAAACAACGAGTTTTTCAAAGTATAGAAAAGGCTATTGAAGTGTATGAATCAAGAAGCCAAAAAATTTCTACTTCAAAACTCAATAATACTTTATTACCAGATATTAAAAGAACGCCACCACCAGTTCACCGTGGTAAAAATATCAACATTAAGTATATTACACAGCTTCAAGGAAGTGCGCCATTGTTTGCCTTCTTTACAAATTATCCTCAACATGTACACGAATCGTACAAGCGTTTTTTAGAAAATAAAATTCGTGAGCATTTTGGTTTTGAAGGTGTGCCTATCAGAATTATTTTTAAAGAGAAATAG
- a CDS encoding type II toxin-antitoxin system PemK/MazF family toxin: MKQYDIVIVNLNPTKGSEIKKIRPCVIISPNDINKSLETLIVSPITSKRRKYPTRINFKLKGKKNPIAIDQIRTIDESRVVKKVGRLRKKTIKKVKRVLKKTFVD, from the coding sequence ATGAAACAATACGATATAGTCATTGTAAATCTAAATCCTACAAAGGGCAGTGAAATAAAGAAAATACGACCTTGTGTAATCATTTCTCCTAATGATATTAATAAGTCTTTAGAAACACTAATCGTTTCTCCGATTACTTCAAAACGAAGAAAGTATCCTACCAGAATTAATTTTAAGCTAAAGGGAAAGAAAAACCCCATTGCTATTGACCAAATTAGGACAATCGATGAAAGTAGAGTTGTAAAAAAAGTAGGAAGACTAAGAAAAAAAACAATCAAAAAGGTTAAGAGAGTTCTGAAAAAAACTTTTGTAGATTGA
- a CDS encoding NAD(P)-dependent oxidoreductase gives MKKILKVLIIDKLHDSFEFHFSNNKIEYTYAFDWKDSKIINQIQKFDGLILRSRFAIDENFLKHTDKLLFVARVGSGTDGIDKKLLQQKNIKLLTAPEGNRNAVTEHTLGLIFSILNNFKKSQNDLDNFEWNREANRGTELTGKTVGIIGYGNVGRLLSKKLYYLGCKVLAYDKRNKKQDDFAKLVSLEELQEKAQIVSIHIPLDDDIDGKEGETGNFHFANEIFFKKFKNSIFFFNTSRGEIVDTKALLKYLKNGKIKGAGLDVLENEKLSTFTDVQKEQFEQLVAMQNVVLTPHVAGWTFESYENLNKVLGQKINEFVEDYLLH, from the coding sequence ATGAAAAAAATACTAAAAGTGCTTATCATCGATAAATTACACGACTCTTTTGAGTTTCATTTTTCAAATAATAAAATAGAATATACTTATGCTTTTGATTGGAAAGATAGCAAGATTATAAATCAAATACAAAAATTTGATGGATTAATCCTAAGAAGTAGGTTTGCTATTGATGAAAATTTCTTAAAGCATACTGATAAATTACTTTTTGTAGCTCGTGTAGGTTCGGGTACAGATGGCATAGACAAAAAATTGCTCCAGCAAAAAAATATCAAACTACTCACAGCTCCTGAAGGAAATCGAAATGCCGTTACTGAACATACTTTAGGACTTATCTTTTCAATATTGAATAATTTTAAGAAGTCACAAAATGATTTAGATAATTTTGAGTGGAATAGAGAAGCCAATAGAGGGACAGAACTAACAGGAAAAACAGTTGGAATAATAGGTTATGGAAATGTAGGTAGATTACTATCCAAAAAATTATATTATTTAGGCTGTAAAGTTTTGGCTTATGATAAAAGAAATAAAAAGCAAGATGACTTTGCCAAGTTGGTTAGTTTGGAAGAGCTACAAGAAAAAGCTCAAATTGTATCAATTCATATTCCTTTAGATGATGATATTGATGGTAAGGAAGGAGAAACAGGAAATTTTCATTTTGCTAATGAAATATTCTTCAAAAAATTCAAAAATTCTATTTTTTTCTTTAATACCTCAAGAGGAGAAATTGTAGATACGAAGGCACTTTTAAAATATCTGAAAAATGGCAAAATAAAAGGCGCAGGTTTGGATGTCTTAGAAAATGAAAAATTGAGTACATTTACAGATGTACAAAAAGAACAGTTTGAACAACTTGTTGCAATGCAAAATGTAGTCTTGACTCCTCATGTGGCAGGTTGGACATTTGAATCCTATGAAAATCTGAATAAAGTTTTAGGTCAAAAAATAAATGAGTTTGTAGAAGATTACTTACTCCATTGA
- a CDS encoding DNA-directed RNA polymerase subunit omega, whose amino-acid sequence MSAKKLNLRRVQTANLHTRDVQAIIAATGNLYESISVISRRSRQISTETKEELNQKISEFNVGTDSLEEIFENKEQIEVSRQYERMPKSTSLATDELMEGKLFYRYRQTEDKKNS is encoded by the coding sequence ATGTCAGCTAAAAAACTTAACCTTCGTCGTGTTCAGACGGCTAACCTTCATACTCGTGATGTACAGGCTATCATTGCAGCAACAGGTAATCTTTATGAATCTATTTCTGTAATCTCTAGGCGTTCTCGTCAGATTTCAACAGAAACAAAAGAAGAATTAAACCAAAAAATTTCTGAATTCAATGTTGGAACAGATTCTTTAGAAGAAATCTTTGAAAATAAAGAGCAAATTGAAGTTTCTCGTCAGTATGAGCGTATGCCAAAATCAACTTCTTTAGCAACAGATGAACTGATGGAAGGAAAACTATTTTATCGTTATCGTCAAACAGAAGACAAAAAAAACTCTTAA